A genomic stretch from Penicillium digitatum chromosome 4, complete sequence includes:
- a CDS encoding Dienelactone hydrolase family protein, translating into MASNPPAACCASGFKHEGAPVGEIKNINGVNTYIVYPKDNKTPEKAIVFLADIFGIYINAQLLADEFANNGYLTLIPDLFQGDQISLSAMESGKVDLPAWLPNHQASNVEPVVESTIKYARETLGVKKIGAVGYCFGGKYVCRNLKPGQIDVGFTAHPSFITHEELSAIKGPFSIAAAEVDSIFTTQLRHESEDILIKTALPWQINLFSGVNHGFAVRADLSDPKQKWAKEQAFCQAIAWFNQHLNHVRLSLIV; encoded by the exons ATGGCTTCCAACCCTCCCGCTGCCTGCTGTGCCTCCGGTTTCAAGCATGAAGGCGCTCCCGTTGGCGAGATCAAAAATATCAACGGAG TCAACACCTATATCGTCTACCCTAAAGATAACAAGACCCCCGAGAAGGCCATTGTGTTCCTGGCCGATATCTTCGGCATCTACATCAACGCTCAGCTCCTCGCTGACGAGTTCGCCAACAATGGCTACCTGACTCTCATTCCAGATCTGTTCCAGGGTGACCAGATCAGTCTCAGCGCCATGGAATCTGGCAAGGTCGATCTGCCTGCATGGCTTCCCAACCACCAGGCTTCGAACGTGGAGCCCGTTGTTGAGTCGACAATCAAGTACGCTCGTGAGACTCTCGGCGTCAAGAAGATCGGCGCTGTTGGATACTGCTTCGGCGGTAAG TACGTCTGCCGTAACCTCAAGCCCGGCCAGATTGATGTTGGTTTCACTGCGCACCCCTCGTTCATCACCCACGAGGAGCTTAGCGCCATTAAGGGCCCCTTTTCTATCGCTGCTGCTG AGGTCGACTCGATCTTCACTACCCAGCTTCGTCATGAGTCTGAGGATATTCTCATCAAGACTGCCCTGCCGTGGCAGATCAACCTATTCAGCGGTGTCAATCACGGTTTCGCTGTGCGCGCTGATCTGAGCGACCCCAAGCAGAAGTGGGCCAAGGAGCAGGCATTCTGCCAGGCCATCGCCTGGTTTAACCAGCACCT GAATCACGTGCGCCTT TCATTAATTGTTTAA
- a CDS encoding Rhomboid protein, whose translation MATPAALPPLPFNPGRIRTYLLRLPLFTRLVLLVILAFWLLEFQTIWSVVQWGALIPEEINLGTMYRLNTYPIIHTGFFHAFFNAVAVTPLLERFEAEHGTLTAIALFIGPLSTVPAGLYILVEKFVLHRNTSVVGASIWAFLLLGSEAIKTYKSHPNFSLGPYKIPTWTSPLFGCVVVSILISNVSFLGHLCAILVGYLLGLGYLKVFVPPEKVLRWIEGKLNLLGRLPHYVSVDQKTYGRYGVLPTTNPAGANGNQTPMSYLGSTQRLGA comes from the exons ATGGCGACTCCCGCCGCTTTACCTCCGTTGCCTTTCAATCCGGGTCGGATACGAACCTACCTCCTCCGTTTACCGCTGTTCACCCGACTGGTGCTGCTAGTGATTCTCGCCTTCTGGCTGCTTGAATTCCAAACAATTTGGAGCGTTGTGCAATGGGGTGCTTTAATTCCGGAGGAGATTAACCTGGGCACTA TGTACCGACTCAACACTTATCCCATCATCCACACTGGCTTCTTCCATGCTTTCTTCAATGCTGTGGCGGTTACACCGCTGCTGGAGCGTTTTGAGGCCGAGCATGGCACTTTGACTGCTATTGCGCTGTTCATTGGAC CTCTTTCAACTGTCCCTGCTGGACTCTACATCTTGGTTGAGAAGTTTGTTCTACACAGAAATACTTCGGTGGTCGGTGCAAG TATCTGGGCTTTCCTGCTTCTCGGTTCGGAAGCCATTAAGACCTACAAGTCTCACCCCAACTTCAG TCTTGGCCCGTACAAGATTCCCACCTGGACCTCACCCTTGTTCGGATGTGTCGTTGTATCTATCCTCATCTCGAACGTGAGCTTCCTCGGTCATCTCTGTGCGATTCTTGTCGGGTATCTCC TCGGCCTCGGATATCTCAAGGTGTTTGTGCCCCCTGAGAAGGTCCTCCGCTGGATCGAGGGCAAGCTGAACCTCCTGGGACGCCTACCCCATTATGTCTCCGTCGACCAAAAGACCTACGGTCGCTATGGAGTTCTTCCAACCACTAACCCCGCTGGCGCCAATGGCAACCAAACACCCATGAGTTACTTGGGATCTACCCAGCGCCTTGGAGCATGA
- a CDS encoding Integral membrane protein: MRPKITRVALAATFTLFLASLATALPHGDDESMDMEMDMNAGTATPQPTTTVMQNHTNGPMSYFAYSKHSSTIIAHIILMVLGWCFVLPVAVMLSIARSWLALPSQFLFLAFNVLGVLLGAVYNSQTPDLYENNVHHKLGWVATCIVTAQVILALLFAYAGRGESNSTAPSYEHAAFFAVPTDDHDHERVCLTDAMREHRWSRDSGQGTESNSSIHSPGSSCGSPTEYDGFEKPDELPARTPPQRGWIHRTGVGRFLSKTVPGLIPGRVLHVLNVVYNIVDRVILPFGFVAIATGAVTYGGIMRSREIFNGLAHFIKGGIFFWYGILTLGRYVGCWADLGWAWNKKPSASIVGWKAKVPSGEATESFVIFLYGASNVFLEHLSGTGKAWSATDLEHVSISVLFFGGGLAGILFESTCIRDWVNTTILQPPAHATSDEAWTPPRSQGVSLNPMPALVIMLLGMMMGSHHQDSMTSSMVHKQWGNMLVGFALARGMTYVMLYLKPPTSYLPARPPTEIIAAFCLISGGLIFMMSTRNVVQAMEYYKLDAMFTFTVGLGFSAFIMAYEILMIAIKAWAVKRAQRSRPDFRFK; this comes from the exons aTGCGGCCTAAAATAACTCGGGTCGCATTGGCGGCAACTTTTACTCTGTTTCTCGCATCCCTTGCGACCGCGCTTCCACATGGTGACGATGAATCAATGGACATGGAAATGGATATGAATGCGGGCACCGCTACCCCGCAACCTACAACCACTGTGATGCAGAATCACACCAATGGACCGATGAGCTATTTTGCGTATAGCAAGCACTCTAGCACCATCATAGCTCACATTATCCTCATGGTTCTAGGATGGTGCTTTGTTCTTCCGGTCG CCGTTATGCTGAGCATTGCACGCTCATGGCTTGCGCTTCCGTCTCAGTTCCTCTTTCTGGCCTTCAACGTTCTCGGTGTCCTGCTTGGGGCTGTCTACAACAGCCAGACCCCAGACCTCTACGAGAACAATGTACACCACAAATTGGGTTGGGTCGCGACGTGCATTGTCACCGCTCAGGTCATCCTGGCTTTGCTCTTTGCCTACGCTGGCCGCGGCGAGTCGAATTCTACTGCGCCCTCATATGAGCACGCTGCGTTCTTCGCTGTCCCGACTGACGACCATGACCATGAGCGGGTTTGTCTCACCGACGCCATGCGCGAGCATCGCTGGTCTCGCGATAGTGGCCAGGGCACAGAGAGTAACTCGTCTATCCATAGCCCTGGATCGTCTTGTGGGTCGCCGACTGAATACGATGGATTCGAAAAGCCCGACGAACTGCCCGCAAGGACTCCCCCTCAACGCGGCTGGATTCATCGCACGGGCGTAGGTCGCTTCCTGTCCAAGACCGTCCCTGGTCTAATTCCCGGCCGGGTTCTCCACGTTCTGAATGTGGTGTATAACATCGTTGACCGTGTCATTCTGCCATTCGGATTTGTGGCCATTGCAACTGGGGCTGTGACGTACGGGGGTATCATGCGGAGTCGTGAGATCTTCAATGGGCTTGCACACTTCATCAAGGGTGGCATCTTTTTCTGGTACGGTATCCTGACACTTGGACGCTATGTTGGCTGCTGGGCAGATTTGGGTTGGGCCTGGAATAAGAAGCCCTCTGCGTCGATTGTTGGTTGGAAAGCCAAAGTTCCCTCGGGTGAAGCTACAGAGTCCTTCGTCATCTTCCTATATGGCGCCTCAAATGTTTTTCTCGAGCACCTCTCCGGTACGGGCAAGGCATGGTCTGCTACAGATCTCGAACACGTCTCGATTTCCGTGCTGTTCTTCGGCGGCGGTCTG GCCGGTATACTGTTCGAATCTACTTGTATCCGGGACTGGGTCAACACCACCATCCTCCAACCCCCTGCTCATGCTACCTCGGATGAAGCCTGGACGCCCCCGAGGTCGCAGGGTGTTTCATTGAACCCCATGCCAGCCCTAGTCATCATGTTGCTTGGCATGATGATGGGGTCGCACCACCAAGATAGTATGACATCTTCTATGGTCCACAAGCAGTGGGGTAACATGTTGGTTGGATTTGCGCTGGCGCGCGGGATGACCTATGTTATGTTGTACCTCAAGCCACCGACTTCGTACCTCCCGGCTCGTCCTCCGACCGAGATCATTGCTGCATTCTGCTTGATTTCAGGAGGGCTGATTTTCATGATGAGT ACCCGCAATGTGGTTCAAGCGATGGAGTACTACAAACTGGACGCAATGTTCACCTTCACTGTCGGACTGGGCTTCAGTGCTTTTATCATGGCTTATGAAATCTTAATGATTGCCATCAAGGCCTGGGCTGTGAAGCGCGCCCAGCGCTCACGGCCAGACTTCCGCTTCAAGTGA